In Perognathus longimembris pacificus isolate PPM17 unplaced genomic scaffold, ASM2315922v1 HiC_scaffold_5661, whole genome shotgun sequence, the following are encoded in one genomic region:
- the LOC125345416 gene encoding microfibril-associated glycoprotein 3 isoform X2 — MECLLTVGPHEDVHWYNSKGQQLDGRGTGGKWLVSDHFLNITNVAFDDRGLYTCFVTSPVRASYSVTLRVIFTSGDLSIYYMIVCLLAFTITLILNVTWLCMMSSHLRKTEKAINEFFRTEGAEKRQKAFEIAKRIPIITSAKTLELAKVTQFKTMEFARYIEALARSVPLPPLILNCQAFVEEMFEAVGVDDPDDMGERMKERPALDAQGGIYVINPEMGRSTSPGGDSDDGSLNEQGQEIAVQVSIHLQSETKSIGTDSEDNSHPDETGSAESSSNHRDGTDEHSQL, encoded by the coding sequence CAGGTGGAAAATGGCTGGTTTCTGATCACTTTCTAAACATCACCAACGTAGCCTTTGACGATCGCGGGCTGTACACATGTTTTGTCACCTCTCCCGTGCGTGCCTCCTACTCTGTCACCCTCCGTGTGATCTTCACCTCCGGAGACCTGAGCATCTACTACATGATCGTTTGCCTCCTCGCCTTCACCATCACGCTCATCCTGAACGTGACATGGCTGTGTATGATGAGCAGCCATCTCCGCAAGACCGAGAAGGCCATCAACGAGTTCTTCAGAACTGAAGGGGCCGAGAAACGCCAGAAGGCCTTTGAGATCGCCAAGCGCATCCCCATCATCACTTCCGCCAAGACTCTGGAGCTCGCCAAAGTCACTCAGTTCAAGACCATGGAGTTTGCTCGCTATATCGAAGCGCTGGCCAGAAGCGTGCCCCTCCCGCCTCTGATTCTCAATTGCCAGGCATTTGTGGAGGAGATGTTTGAAGCCGTGGGAGTGGATGATCCTGATGACAtgggggaaagaatgaaggagagacCTGCCTTGGATGCCCAAGGGGGCATCTATGTGATCAACCCAGAGATGGGGCGGAGTACCTCCCCAGGAGGAGATTCGGATGATGGGTCTCTCAATGAACAAGGCCAAGAAATAGCAGTCCAGGTGTCCATCCATCTCCAGTCAGAGACCAAAAGTATTGGCACGGATTCTGAAGACAACAGCCACCCCGATGAAACAGGGTCTGCAGAATCCAGCTCGAACCACAGAGACGGGACAGATGAACACTCCCAGCTGTGA
- the LOC125345416 gene encoding microfibril-associated glycoprotein 3 isoform X1, translating into MECLLTVGPHEDVHWYNSKGQQLDGRGKGGKWLVSDHFLNITNVAFDDRGLYTCFVTSPVRASYSVTLRVIFTSGDLSIYYMIVCLLAFTITLILNVTWLCMMSSHLRKTEKAINEFFRTEGAEKRQKAFEIAKRIPIITSAKTLELAKVTQFKTMEFARYIEALARSVPLPPLILNCQAFVEEMFEAVGVDDPDDMGERMKERPALDAQGGIYVINPEMGRSTSPGGDSDDGSLNEQGQEIAVQVSIHLQSETKSIGTDSEDNSHPDETGSAESSSNHRDGTDEHSQL; encoded by the coding sequence GTGGAAAATGGCTGGTTTCTGATCACTTTCTAAACATCACCAACGTAGCCTTTGACGATCGCGGGCTGTACACATGTTTTGTCACCTCTCCCGTGCGTGCCTCCTACTCTGTCACCCTCCGTGTGATCTTCACCTCCGGAGACCTGAGCATCTACTACATGATCGTTTGCCTCCTCGCCTTCACCATCACGCTCATCCTGAACGTGACATGGCTGTGTATGATGAGCAGCCATCTCCGCAAGACCGAGAAGGCCATCAACGAGTTCTTCAGAACTGAAGGGGCCGAGAAACGCCAGAAGGCCTTTGAGATCGCCAAGCGCATCCCCATCATCACTTCCGCCAAGACTCTGGAGCTCGCCAAAGTCACTCAGTTCAAGACCATGGAGTTTGCTCGCTATATCGAAGCGCTGGCCAGAAGCGTGCCCCTCCCGCCTCTGATTCTCAATTGCCAGGCATTTGTGGAGGAGATGTTTGAAGCCGTGGGAGTGGATGATCCTGATGACAtgggggaaagaatgaaggagagacCTGCCTTGGATGCCCAAGGGGGCATCTATGTGATCAACCCAGAGATGGGGCGGAGTACCTCCCCAGGAGGAGATTCGGATGATGGGTCTCTCAATGAACAAGGCCAAGAAATAGCAGTCCAGGTGTCCATCCATCTCCAGTCAGAGACCAAAAGTATTGGCACGGATTCTGAAGACAACAGCCACCCCGATGAAACAGGGTCTGCAGAATCCAGCTCGAACCACAGAGACGGGACAGATGAACACTCCCAGCTGTGA